In the Lentimicrobiaceae bacterium genome, AATATTTTGTTTCTTTTTTTCAACTTTTTCAAGACTCTCTTTTGAAGCTAATCCTAAGTTATAGCCAAGCGGGGTTAATCGAATATCAGCATTATCTTGTCTCAATAATATCCGATATTCAGCTCTCGATGTAAACATTCTATAAGGTTCATCAACCCCTTTTGTTATTAAATCATCTATTAATACGCCTATATAAGCTTCTGATCTTGATAAAATAAAATCTTTTTTACTATTTAGCTTATTATGTGCATTTATTCCAGCAATCAAACCCTGACCAGCAGCTTCTTCATATCCTGTAGTACCATTTATTTGACCAGCGAAAAATAAATTCTCAACTTTTTTAGTTTCCAAAGTAGGTTTTAATTGTATTGGTGGGAAATAATCATATTCTATTGCATATCCAGGCCTGAATATTTTTGCATTTTCAAATCCAGGAATATTTACCAAAGCTTTGTATTGAATATCTTCCGGCAAAGAAGATGAAAAACCGTTTAAATAATATTCAACCGTATTCCAGCCTTCTGGTTCAACAAATAATTGGTGTCTCGTTTTATCAGAGAATCTTACAATTTTATCTTCAATAGAAGGGCAATATCTTGGGCCAACCCCCTCTATCCTACCAGTAAACAGGGGTGAATCGGAAAAACCAGTTTTCAGTATATCATGAACTTTGTTATTTGTATAAGTAAGAAAACAACTTTTCTGCTTGTTTAACCGTGGTGTATCAGAAAAGGAAAATCTTTGGGGGTATTCATCTCCTTTTTGTTCTTCCATTTTTGAAAAATTAATGGTCCTTCCATCTATTCTTACAGGTGTTCCTGTTTTCATTCTTTTAAATTCAAAGCCCAATTTATTCAAACATTCTGTTAAACCGTATGAAGAAACATCTCCCATTCTTCCTCCACCAAAATGTTTTTTGCCAATATAAATTATTCCGTTTAGAAAAGTTCCACTTGTAAGTATTACAGATTTTGTCTCTATCTCTAATCCAATAGCTGTTTTTACAGAAGCAATTTTGCCATCAATGGTATTTATTTCTGTTACCATATCCTGCCAGAAATCTAAATTAGGCAAAGATTCCAGTATTTGCCGCCATTTATAAGAAAACAACCAACGGTCGTTTTGAGATCTTGGGCTCCACATTGCAGGTCCCTTCGATTTATTCAACATTCTAAACTGAATCATTGTATGGTCCGTTACTATTCCCGTAAAGCCCCCGAGTGCATCAATTTCTCTTACAATTTGCCCCTTTGCAACTCCACCGATAGCAGGATTACACGACATTTGTGCAATGGATTGCATATTTATCGTTATAAGCAAAACGGAAGAGCCAAGATTTGCTGCAGCTGCAGCTGCCTCACACCCTGCATGCCCTGCACCTATAACGATTACATCATATTTTTTAAACATACCTTACTCTCGTTTCACGTGGAACATCAAACATTCATCTTCCATCCTTCTCATTTCCATTTTATCCCGTTTTGTTTTATCCTTAAAGCCTAACAAATGCAAAATACCGTGAATCATAACCCTTTCCAACTCATCGTCAAATGGAATACTCAAATTTTCAGCATTTTCTTTTACTCTATAAATACTTATAAATATATCACCAGAAATTTTTTTATTTTCGTTATAGTTGAATGTAATAATATCTGTTAATGTATTATGTTTTAGGTAACTTATATTCTTCTCTAATAAATATTCATCACTACAAAAAATATAATTTATATCACCCGCTGTTATTCCATATTTCTGAATAACAGATTTTATCCAGCATTTTACATTATTTTTTCTTTTCAAAGAAAACGTAATATCTTCATAAAAAAAACTAATCATTTTAGAATTTTATATTATACTCATTAATTTTTCTTTTATAAAATGATTTAAACTCCGGTATTTGAGTTCTAATCTTTTCTACATCATTTTCTTTATATAGTAATTCTTTTGAGTATTTTGCTTTATTCTGTAAGTAAGTTACATCAGCCTCCCTTGATTCTCTTTTTGTATCTTTTTCTCTTTGATCCAATGCCTTTTCTGATTCCAACATCCTTGTTAAAATTTCTTTCTGGCGTTTTAACGTTTCATTGGAAATATTTTTGTTAACTAAGTCTTTTTCCGTTTTTCCCATTTGGTTCGTTAAGCTTTTAAAAGTTCCGTTACCACCTCCTTCATCCTTTTGCATTTCATCGCTTAATTCCTGTAGTTGTTTTCTTATCGCCTCCTGCTCTGCAGCCATCCTTGCAAATTGTTCACTGTTTGACCTTGAATTTTTACCTTCTTTTCCGTTTTTCATTAACGATTGTTTCATTTGCTCCATCTGTTGGTTTAACTGCTGCTGCATTTGTTTCATCGTTTTTAAAGATGGTTTCCCAGCTCCAGGTTTTGTACATTTACTTTTCCCTTTCCCTGAACTTTGCATATTCATCTGATTCTGCATTTGCTTCAGTGCTTCATTCAGTAATAATGCAAGATTATTTACCGAAGTCATTATATACTGTTGCTTTGTAGCAGCTATACTAGTATTTCTATCTTCTAAATATTGTAACGTTTGATCTTGAGATAAATTAATATTAGATAGTTCTTTAAGGATAAAAGGTTGAATCATAATTTGTCTTTTACTTAAAGCAGTTAATGAATCTCCAACCATTTTAAAATCATCATTTATGTTTTTTTGTTCCTGAATTATTTTAAGATAATTAGGATCATTCATCGAAATTTTATTCGTCTTTTTTATCAAGTTTTCCTGCTGAAACGAAACTTCTATACAATTTTCCAGTATTTCCCTTAAGGCTGACATGTCTTCTGAAAGACTTTCATCTTCCATTTCCGCCATTTGTTTTTCCAGTTCCTGGCTTAATTCATCCATTTTTTCAGCAGCTTCTTTCTGGGGTTTTGTTGCCTTCGTGTTATTATTTTTGTTAAGTTTTTCTAAACTTTCTTCTATTTTTTTATCTACTTCTTTTTTTATTTCGTCAGCCTTTTCTAAATCTAAATTTTGATCCTGTTCCTTACTCTTTTCCTGCAATTCTTTTAAATCCTTTGATATATCATCAGAATTTTTTTTAATTTCTTCTTGTTTATTTATAAGATCTGTGTCTTTTTCTTGTTTTTTGGTTTCTTCCATTAAACTTTTTTGTTCATCGCTTAATTTCTTAACCTTATCAATAGTTTCTTCAAACTTTTTTTCAAATTGCAATTGTTTAAATAATTCCAAATTTCTATCTAATTCTTTTTCTAGTTCTTTAGCAGACATTTTCATTTTATCGAGCATATCGTTTACCTGTTTCTTATTGGCTTCTTCCAATAACTTTTTCATATCTTCGATCTGCGCCTTCATTTCATCAGGTAGCACCTCTTGAAATAATCGCTCAAGCTCTTTCTTTTTCTGCAATATTTCGTCACTATCTGTATTATACTGTTCTTCTCTTAAGCTTTTTTCTATGTTCTCTTTATTGATTTTCTCTATCCTTTCCTGAATTTGTTTTTGTTTATCTAATAAATTGCTCAATTGTTTTTTGTCCTGCCATGATAAGGTTTTTTTATCATATAACTTTTTTGTCAACTCGCTTATTTTCTGTTGTAATAATTTTGATTCTTCTATAGCTTTCTGAATATCATTTTGTATTTCCGTGTTACTTTTTTCTGTAGCCTTTTCCATTTCTTCTACAGAAGGTAATTTATAGGTCATTTTATTACTTTTTGTTTTCTTTTTTCCATTTACAGCATCATTATCTGAAACCTCAAAATAATATGTAATTTCATCTCCAGGTTGAATATTTAATTTTGACCAATCCACAGAATAGAAAAAATGTTGTTGTATTTTATCCTTTTCAATTAATAAAGTATCTAAATCATATTTATTTTTATCATCTTTTTTATAATAAAATATAAGATTGCTAAAACCATAATCATCTTTTATTGTACCATTAAAGTATAACCGATTATCATAAACAGAATCTCTAATTTCCTGTACATTTATCAAAGGATAAGCGTCTGGGATAACAATTACATTAAAAAAAAGTGAATCATTATTATTTATGAATTGATTAAGCGAATGTATAGAATACCTGCAACTCTTGCGAAATAACCTTGAGTAACCAAAAGTGTTGTCTTTTCCAGAATTCAGCGAAACCCGATTGCCATCAAAACTTAATCTTAACTGGCGGGTATCTTTTGTAAAAAATTTCCAGTTAACCAATGTTCCTTCCGGAATTTGTAAATCACCATTATTATAAACCCTTTCATTTACTTTTTTTATGTAAGCCGGATATACTAAGTTCTCTTCAAAACTCAATATTACAGGTTTTGGAAAAACTCTCAGTAAATAATCCCCGGATGTAAAACCATCTGCTAAAAGTTTAAAATCTATATCTTTCTGTACATTTTTAAAATCATAATGAAAATTTACAGTGTTGTCTTTTCCCGTTTTATAAACGGATCCATCAATTACAATAGATACTTCAGCCGGTATTTCCTCCCCCTTCAGATGTATTTTTAAATGAAAATCTTCCTGCTGAACAGCCTGAAGTGTATTATTTAATATCTCAACAGTAAAAGGAACCTTTTTTTCATACGGCTTATTGAAATGTATAATCCGGTTAGTCGGTTCTATAATCACTGCCGGAAAGGCTATTAATAAACAAAAAATGATGATCAGGGGCAAAATTGCATATTTCAGATATTTTTTGTTCTTCTTAAAATCAATGGCATTTAAAAAAGGAAATGGACGAATTCTTTCTATTTTCTGATTTATTCCAGCTTCAATCAGCTCTCTGCTTTCCGGCATATTTTCAGCAAGTTCATGCAGTTCAAGCGTATTTATAAGAACATCTTTAACTTCATTAAAATGATTTCCAATGATTGTTGCTGCCTGATCATGGGTAATGGTTTTTCCAATTTTTAATAACTTAAAAAATGGAAACAGGATAAATTTAACTATAAAAACAGAAATAATTAATAAAAAAGTATAAAAAAGTATTGTTCTGGCAGCAATTCCCAACCAACCATAATATTCTAACAGAACTATCAGCAAATATAAAATCAGCAGGGTGGAAGTAGAATAAATCGCGCCACGTAGTATTTGATTCTTATAATACTTTCGTATGAACTGATCTAACTTCTGTATTAACAGCCGGTAATTATCATTCTTTTCCAAGCTCAAAACGTTTTAATTTTCATTACTTTTGATTCCATCTAACCAAACCAGCAAAAGTACTCATAAATTGGTTTTTAAAGCTCAAATTTGGAAAATGAATCATGTCTCCAATTTCCCACATAAATTGAAGCTGATTTTATTATTACTTCTTGGGTTTAGCTGCCATGTGATGCCTCAAAATGCTTTGCGGGAATACAACCATTGGTTAGCCCCTAAAGTGAAACACGGTTCGGAAAACTATGATTCATTTTTAAACAAATATGATGTAAGTTTCTACAAAATTGATCTTTCCATGGAACGGTTTAATATCAACCTCTCCGGAAACACCACCATTTTGGCCAAAGTTACCTCTGCGGTTTTGGATACTTTTTGCTTTGAATTATCCTCTATAATAAGCATAGATTCGGTTTTATTTAATCAAAATGCATTTGTTTTCACAAGAAATGACGATTTCGTAATGATTGCATTGGATTTGCAACCTAAAAGTGGTGATCTAATCTCTGTTCAGGTTTTTTACCACGGAACACCTCCTTCTTCCGACGGATTTTGGGGCATTAAAAATGCTTATACCTACGACACGCAAATTACCTGGACTTTATCAGAACCTTTTGCTGCCAAATATTGGTTCCCATGCAAACAAGTGCTGGAAGATAAAGCTGATTCGGCTTATATTTTTATTACGACGGACTCAACCAGCAAAGTTGCTTCCAACGGTTTGCTTTGCAATGTTAAAAAACTTTCCAATAATAAGGTAAAATACGAATGGAAAACCCATATTCCTATTGCTTATTACCTTATATGTGTTTCTGTTTGCAATTACCAGGAATATAATTTCTATGTAAAGCCAGAAAATTACCATGATTCTATTTTTGTTCAGAATTTCATTTTAAAAACACCCAATTATCTTTT is a window encoding:
- the mnmG gene encoding tRNA uridine-5-carboxymethylaminomethyl(34) synthesis enzyme MnmG codes for the protein MFKKYDVIVIGAGHAGCEAAAAAANLGSSVLLITINMQSIAQMSCNPAIGGVAKGQIVREIDALGGFTGIVTDHTMIQFRMLNKSKGPAMWSPRSQNDRWLFSYKWRQILESLPNLDFWQDMVTEINTIDGKIASVKTAIGLEIETKSVILTSGTFLNGIIYIGKKHFGGGRMGDVSSYGLTECLNKLGFEFKRMKTGTPVRIDGRTINFSKMEEQKGDEYPQRFSFSDTPRLNKQKSCFLTYTNNKVHDILKTGFSDSPLFTGRIEGVGPRYCPSIEDKIVRFSDKTRHQLFVEPEGWNTVEYYLNGFSSSLPEDIQYKALVNIPGFENAKIFRPGYAIEYDYFPPIQLKPTLETKKVENLFFAGQINGTTGYEEAAGQGLIAGINAHNKLNSKKDFILSRSEAYIGVLIDDLITKGVDEPYRMFTSRAEYRILLRQDNADIRLTPLGYNLGLASKESLEKVEKKKQNIEKIIRFVKETSVQPEDVNNYLEDINTALITQKTKIVNLILRPQVNLMCLKNHLDSLNRFLLDLPDFKSEHLEEVEILIKYGGYIEKEQIVVDKLSKFEDIELKDDFNYQQMKSLSFEAREKLNKIKPRTIGQASRISGVSPADISVLIVYLGR
- the ybeY gene encoding rRNA maturation RNase YbeY, whose product is MISFFYEDITFSLKRKNNVKCWIKSVIQKYGITAGDINYIFCSDEYLLEKNISYLKHNTLTDIITFNYNENKKISGDIFISIYRVKENAENLSIPFDDELERVMIHGILHLLGFKDKTKRDKMEMRRMEDECLMFHVKRE